TCTGATGGAGACCACATTCCAGGGAAAGGTCTGGACCTTCGGCGACGACGTCGACACCGACGCGATCATCCCCGCCCGCTATCTGGTGACCAGCGACGAGACGGAGCTGGGCAGCCACTGCATGGAAGACGCCCTGCCCTCCTTCGCCACCAAGGTAGCCCGGGGAGACATCATCGTAGCCGGCGAGAACTTCGGCTGCGGCTCCAGCCGGGAGCACGCCCCGCTGGCCATCAAGGGCGCCGGTGTGGCCTGCGTGGTGGCGGCCTCCTTCGCCAGGATCTTTTTCCGGAACGCCATCAACGTGGGGCTCCCTATCGTGGAATGCCCCCAGGCGGCCCGGGAGACCGAACAGGGGCAGACCCTGGAGGTAGATGTCGGGTCCGGTGTCATCCGCAACATCCACAGCGGCGCAACCTACGAAACGGCCCCCTTCCCGCCTTTCCTGCGGCGGCTCATCGAACAGGGCGGCCTGGTTCCCTACGTACAACAGCGACTGAAGGAGCGAGACCCATCATGAACAGACACTACAACATCGCCTGCATCCCCGGCGACGGCATCGGCGAGGAGGTCATCGC
Above is a genomic segment from Synergistales bacterium containing:
- a CDS encoding 3-isopropylmalate dehydratase small subunit, which translates into the protein METTFQGKVWTFGDDVDTDAIIPARYLVTSDETELGSHCMEDALPSFATKVARGDIIVAGENFGCGSSREHAPLAIKGAGVACVVAASFARIFFRNAINVGLPIVECPQAARETEQGQTLEVDVGSGVIRNIHSGATYETAPFPPFLRRLIEQGGLVPYVQQRLKERDPS